The Arvicanthis niloticus isolate mArvNil1 chromosome 19, mArvNil1.pat.X, whole genome shotgun sequence sequence ACATAAATCCATTGATACACAGTATTCTGGTataatcatctttttaaaaattaaatatatatattcttttactgATTCACCTCACATCTGGCTCACTGCCCTCCACCTGGTCACCCAGGTCATTTGTCTGCCATCCTCTTCAGCTCTCAGCTGGTGGGCTCCATCCCAACACTGCCACTTCAACACTCTGTAATCCTAGAtgctttctttcccactgagtACAGCCacggcagcccagctagtagagtATCTTTCACATACAGACAACAGCTGTTGGGATAGCCTGTTTTCCAATTGTTCAGGACCTACATAATGATCAAACTGCACCTCTACTACATATGAGAAgggaggcctagatccagcccatgtatgtgcTTTGATTGGTTGTTCAAATTCAAAGCCCCAaggatctaggttagttgactctattggtctttctgtggagttcatATCCCATTTGATCCTGCagtgttttctcctcttcctccttaggAGTCCCCatgctccatccactgtttggctctgggtgtctgtatgtgtgtgagtcagctgctgggtggagcctttcagaagaCCACATgttcatttgattttcaaaatctagttttctgtctttttcaaaGGTGGACCTAATCTTACATTTATAATGCTTTGAGTCCCAttactttgctttcttctactATGAGATTAATTTGTGTTTCTGATGACTGCTAAAGCTCTATTATTTCTATGTAATCTTTAACTTGGGTATGTATTTTTTATCAGATATATGTACCtgcatgtttaaaagtgatgagTCATCTCAGCTAGCTCCCAAATGAATGAGACAGCAATTGATAAGCTTTACAACACAGTTACTGGGACATTAGGATTACCAATGAGTTAATCCTCTAAGGTAATCTGGCTAGCTCCCAGAAATAGACCCCATGATCCTTGCATTTTAGTACTGGTCTGgctctctgagcttcaggagaCTTCACATGATGTCTGTCTAGAACCCTTTCTTATAGTGAACACCCCCTCTCTGTTCTTCCCTGGAGTAGCAGAAGTGCAGCAGATTCTTTCTTCTGCCTGCGgccattggctgatcagcttttattgacaagttAGAGGGTAAATGAGGAATAatatttacacaaacttgagatgGGAGATTCTAAGAATGAACAGTCCAATGCCAATTCTGGATGGCACAAACATATGGGGGTAGAGAAATCAAGCATTTGAATAATTCATGGCTAATTTTCACAAACTGCACAAAACCATTATGCCTAAAGACGTGCATAAATCTTTATTTAGTTATCAAAGAGTGTCTTCAGTTGCCATTCAAAACTTCTGAAACAAAACTCTATACTTAGGCTAtagatataatattatatacacatatactatataaatattgtttattcAGGTGGTTTCTAAATTAGACTaatttatactttgtttttaagTACTCATGACATTTCCGTATCTCTTTAAGGAGCTGATTTGCATTTACATAATGCCCTTATGAGTTTTCTTAGTGGATATGATTCTTTCATagatgtttcattttgtttaatattcTATTTGTTCCGTGTTGTATGTTGCCATTGTCTTCTTTCTTCAAGGAAGTCTACATGATTTTCacttattctgtgttttaaattGTACTGCACTGAACACAGGTACAGAAAATTGAATGTAGCTTCAGATTAATACAGACAAATCCAAGTACaagtaaatgtttgttttttaaaagctttcagtataaatatacacattttttatctgttttcattcatttctcaaCTGTTACTCACCAGGGGGAGACTGCTATACGTGCAAAGAATGTGGTAATGTCTTTGAAGGGAAAGAAGCATTTCAAGATCATCAGATAATTCATTTAGGAGACAAGCCCTACAAATGTGAAGAGTGTGGCAAGTCCTTCCGTTATCCATCAGTACTTTCTGAACACAAAGGAATTCACACAGGAGAAAGACCCTACAAGTGTGACATCTGTAGCAAGGCCTTCCATGGTCCATCAAGACTTTTTCAACATAAGAAaattcacataaaagaaaaagtctacaagTGTGAAGTATGTGGCAAGGCTTTCAGTTATGCATCAAGACTTTATGTTCACATGAGCATCCATACAGGAGAGAAGCCATACAAGTGTGAAATATGTGGGAAGGCCTTCCACTCTCCACCATCACTTTGTCAACATAAGAGAactcatacaggagagaaaccctacaattGTGATGTATGTGGCAAGGCCTTTCGCTTTCCATGTTTACTTTCAAAACACAAGATAAGTCATACAGACCAAAAACCCTACAAGTATAAAATCTGTGGACATTTCCTCCGTTCTCAATCATCACTTCATGAACACAAGATAATGCATACAGGACTGAAACCCTACAAGTGTGAAATATGTGAGAAGACCTTTGAATATCCTTCCAGACTTTCAAAACATAAGAATATGCATGCAGGAGAGACACCATGCAAGTGTAAAATATGTGGAAAGGCCTGTTCTTCATTATCACTTCGTGAACACCAGAAAACTCATagaggagagaaaccctatagGTGTGAAGTATGTGGCAAGGCCTTCCGTTATCCATCAGGACTTTCCACACATAAGAAAATTCATACAagagaaaaaacataaaagtGTGAAGTATGTGGCAAGGCCTTCCATTATTCATCATTATTTTCTAAACACAAGAGAGTTCATATAGAAGAGAATCCCTACAAGTGTGAAGTATGTGACCAGGTCTTCTGTTATTCATCAAGACTTTACAAACATAACAGAATTCATACATGAGAGAAATACTACAAATATGAAGTATGTGGCCTGGCCTTCCATTTTCCATAATTACATTCTGAAAAAAGAGCATCCATACAGGTGGAAACCCTAAACTTGTGATGTATCAGGCAAACTTCTATAAAGGATCAAacaccaaaactaagaatactagtgaataatactGAGATTGAAGGGATGGTTGACACTGAAGCAGATATCACCATTATCTCTCCAAATCCTTGGCCTAAAAGTTGGCCACTTTGaagaagtagacatccagtttcaaagACTTGGGACTTTATCCAaactaaaacaaagcaccagatggcttaaataTATAGGACCAGAAGTTCAGGTAGGAAAACTGAGGCCATATGTGGGTGATATAGCtattaacttatggggaagagatctgttaCAGCAGTGGAAAACCCaaattaatatcccctcagtgtctAGTCATGAAACACATCAGCCtcctaaataaaatttaaaagtagttaAAAAACATTATCAAAGGCAGTCACAGACTCTCCAAGCTGTCCATAAACAAGATATGGCAGAGGCCAACAAGTTAGCTCTACCCCAAGGAGCCATTCCTGCCAAGATACCAACAGCCTTACCACTAAGGTGGTTGAATGATCAACCCATTTGAATTGAGCAATGGTCTGTGATAAAcaaaaaattacaggtattagaacagctagtccaggagcagctggaggctcagcatatagAGGGGTCTACCAGTCCTTgaaattctccagtatttgtcattaaaaagaaatttggcaaatggaggatgttgacagatcccagagcaattaataagattattcagctTATGGATTCCttgcagcctggtatcccattgccttccttgttgcctaaggaatGGCCCAtcatagtgattgatctgaaagattaTTTCTTCATGATTCTTCTACATGAATGTGATAtaaggaaaggtttgctttctcagtacccaCCTTCAATAGAGGTCACCCAGTAaaaagatatcattggaaagtcttaccacaaggaatggtaaatagtcctaccttgtgtcaatactttgtacaacagccattggagatgATTTGCAATCAATTTCCCAAatccattatttatcattatatggatgacttTTTGTTGGCTGATCCAGATATTAATATCGTGGAaagaatgtttgatgaagtaaagaaaaccttgccttgctggggattgcaaatagcccttgaaaaaatataaagaggggattctattaattatctgggatataaaataagtctacaaaaggttaagccacaaaagatacaaatcagaagaaaccagttaaggacccttaatgattttcagaagctacttggagatatcaACTGGCTGGAGTCAGCAATTGGCTTGGCCATTCAAGAGCTGAgttatttatttcaaaccttacaaggcgataaagatttaaatagaccAAGGAATCTGACATCTGAGGCTGAGAtggagttagccttggtagaaagaaaattgcaggatacacatctagatcatATTGATCCAAggatggcctgcatcttagttatcttACATTCTACTCATTCTCCTAtaggaattcttatgcagagagattATATCTTAGATTGGCtatttttagctcataaacagagtaagAAGTTGAAAACCTTCATTGAGAAGgtctctgaattgatactaaagggaaaaaagacaattagttggaatggacccggctgaaattgttgtaccttttactaatgcagaaatgCCTCATTTCTCAGGCACAAGATGAATGAATATTGGCAAAGAACATGCAGTAACTTCTTGGGATAGATTAACAACAGATACCCTGAAGgcaagcggcttcagttcataaaaagaactaattggattctccCTGGTATATTAAAGGGAActccgatatctggagcccctacttTTACAGTGATGATAGTAAaccaggaaaggcaggatataaatcagaagacattaGTAAGATgactgagagtccctataagtcagttcaaaaatctgaattgtaTGCAATAATCATAattttgtcagattttcaagagtcCCTTAATATTGTAACTTACTCTCAATCtgcagaaagggttgttttacacatagagactgctgaaattattcaggatgattctgaattgacctcactatttattcaactacaacaaatgaTCAGAAATAGGAGTTACccactatatataacacacataagatcctatacaggtctgccaggccctctgacacaaggtaataatgaaatTGGCCAGGTATTGTTAGGAAGCATACTAGAGGCTTTAGAATTCGAAAAAACCCACTATGTtaacagcaaaggtttaaagaaagtgttctctattacttggcaacaagccatggaaattgtgaggcagtgccctacttgctcattatacaACCAAACTCCCTTGCCTACAGGAAGtaaccctaagggtacccaaagaaatgacatttggcaaatggatgtctttcattttacagagtttggtaaactgaaatatgtgcaccatactatagacatgtattcaggatttcaattggcaactgccttggcatcagaaaaggctgattctgtaattacacatttgttagaagtcatggccattatgggaataaccatacaaagtaaaacagacaatggtccagcatatatctctaataagatgaagaaggttttttttacatattataatataaagcatgttacaggcatatcataCAATCCTATGGGataagcagttgtggagagatctaatcgaacTCTAAAGTAGATGCTCAAAAAGAatccccaaagatagattacatacggatttattaaccttaaattttttgaatgccaataaacaaaacacccaagacaatgagagacattggatggtggaaaaaactagtgaactaaatcaacctgtttatattaaggatattctgatgtcacaatggaaagtgggaaatgtgttacactggggggcggggggggggaaggttatgcctatgtttccacaggaaaagaaaagctgtgggtttcttccaagttgataaaaatcagacatgacaaagggagacctccTGAAGACCTTGTCCACACacaagaaaagggagactaacaaccaaccaaataggtgatatatatatggtgttgtttatgtctcttatatAGAAACAGCTCTGGAAACAGCAAGAACACTTAATTGGgtactaatttctcatgacttgttaatacatgccatcctttatgagggtatatatataaagttatattacaGTTTGATTAAGTGATGAAACTAACCTAAAGAAGGGCagttgcctttctttattgatcttcattgaccaagctgtGTGTCCTGCATGCTCTGtgtgaatgtctttataaaactacctgctgcttttaagttttatatgttgcaggatgaaagaagagaaagacagcccTAGCCAGATTCATACTCGGGGATGGTGAGACTCCGGGACATTCTATTCGAGCTCcatgcttgattctactgcaactacatcgaagctgcttcttttaaggacttgcttccagaacttttccagaacaacTAGATTGCCTGTtcagcctttctgactgtcacagtcatggtgtcagctaagcaatgaactttctcagcacatagtgacttcaaggcaagtgatgccagctagctctcctttgactaagccaattttcctatttccctttgggcccccagatgggaattctttgccccaattcagctggaagcagacaaaaggagatcatcaccccagttccttatgttggagtggatggttctggttactttagaaattatacatgtgttgtcatttaaaggatactttacaaatgtagctttggacagggagggaactagagagcttaaactcagagatttctacctttcctgtcctcttctctatccttccttcttaggtaaaagggagggaagacagaaagtCCCAATCTTTCTATAGCTTCTATTACAAATAGTTTGGGATGAATAAGTAATACAAGGGCCAGATATTAAACTCAAGGTTCTAtcagattctgatttaattataacgtagtgttttcaaaattattcaaatagaaataaTTGAGAGTAGTCAAGGTGTAATAGTTCAGATGTACTTTATAAAGAGTCTTCAAAAATTCAGAAGTCCACAAAATATGAtattataatcattttattattactagAGTTTTGACTAAGAGAGATGTCAGCTCTGACAGTATCCCCTTTATGATTCAAAGAAGATAtttagcatccacatggtgttGCTTCATTTGTGACAaggtagccactgggcaagaattaccctaattcatctacagacaaaaagtACTAGTGTCCAGGAAAGGATTTAAGATGGCAGCATAATCAATAGCTTAGCTCTGACAAGCAGAGGAAGATAGTCCTTCATAGTTCCTGCTTTACTTAAGGTCTTTCACATTGTTATGGGCAGAAGGCTTAAGACCGATGCTCTTACATTTTGATAAATAGGGGACTATCTATGTAGTCAGCAGTCTCTACATTTtgtttaagttttggaagctatgtttttgtgctttctatatattcaggtaatatttaatgtCTTCTCGGATCTCTGGTAGGGTTGAAAAGAAGTCCTAGTCTCATAATGAAACTTAAGTTCTAAAACACTCAAGAAGATGATACAGGTTTAAAGGGATATttttcagatggtaatacaagttaaaatcaaaacataattcaaatatagaattgtaaactctttaagATAGGATAGATGTTAGAGTAATGTACCTAAATTGACAAAATTAAAGGACTGGGGAGTATTAATATATATCATACCTTTTAGTTCACATAACTGTTATAACTATGTTCAgtgtatatctgagagaaaagatcttTTTAATGGACAAAAAGAGTGAGATGTTCTGTACTTGGTTGATTGCTTAAATTATGTTAATTGGCTTCACAAATTATATGGGAATTTGCATGTCTGCATGTGAGACACTGATAGTTCCTTCCCCCAGCTACTTCTAATTGGTAAATGAAGTTGCCAGTGGACAATGGCTGGGCTTCGAGACAGAGGTAGGATTTTGAGGTCCCTGGAAAAGAAACATggaaggagtgggaggagaggagaattgCCATGGCTGGGGAAGGAAAAGGTCTTAGACTAAGAAGTGTAGAACAGAGAGAAAGTGACACTGACAACATGTAAGAGTTGGGAATCATGGCCAAGGAACACTGCAGGCTGGTATCTGTGGTGGCAAGGATAAAATGTAGGTTTCAGTAAATAATAATTCAGAAATATCAGAGGGGAGTGTGTGTTAGTGGTGGGAGGTTAATGAAATTGGTTACCTCCACAGCAGCGTGACCCCACTCCCTGTTTACCAATGTTTATAAGGAAGTAGCCACCACCTTGGCACACAGGGCCTTTCTGTTCCTCCTACAATCATGCTTAAATCCAGAGACCCAAGGAGGGTAATAAGAAAGGTTTCAGAGGGTTCATAAAATGTGCCTATCTCCCTAtgaaggaaaaatagaatagatgATATGGAAGAATTACAGATGATTGGGGATGAATGTTGAAGTGTCAAGTTGGGTATGGTATGAAGGGAGATAGAGTTGGAAAAGATGAATGAAATTTAAAACCATGTGTCTGGTAACAAGGAAACCTAGTAGACTGGAAATGCCCTGGAATATGTGTAGTTTCTTGTAGCTCCTTGTAGGACCACTCCACCCTCTGACACCAAATCTTCTAGACAAACTGAATCATCTAGGGTTG is a genomic window containing:
- the LOC117723903 gene encoding uncharacterized protein LOC117723903, producing the protein MEHMLSFWDVVIYFSAEEWEYLGPAQWNLYRDVTLENYNNFVFLGLASSRPYLVTFLEQIQELSDMKSQVDITMYTGGDCYTCKECGNVFEGKEAFQDHQIIHLGDKPYKCEECGKSFRYPSVLSEHKGIHTGERPYKCDICSKAFHGPSRLFQHKKIHIKEKVYKCEVCGKAFSYASRLYVHMSIHTGEKPYKCEICGKAFHSPPSLCQHKRTHTGEKPYNCDVCGKAFRFPCLLSKHKISHTDQKPYKYKICGHFLRSQSSLHEHKIMHTGLKPYKCEICEKTFEYPSRLSKHKNMHAGETPCKCKICGKACSSLSLREHQKTHRGEKPYRCEVCGKAFRYPSGLSTHKKIHTREKT